In the Balaenoptera acutorostrata chromosome 16, mBalAcu1.1, whole genome shotgun sequence genome, TTCCATTCTGAGAAAACTTTACTAGTTCAgggctcttcctctctcctcccccttcctaaGGGCTCCCAGGTTGCTAGAGGTGGGAGACGGGACTCTGCCTGACTCCAAGACTGGATGACACATccatcccctcacccccacccccacgttGCTCCCTCTACCCCTGCTGCTGGGGACAGGCAGCAGCAGGGACAGATGGTCTGGGTGAtgttccctccccttctcttctcacTCCCCAGCCCTTGTGCTGGGGCTACTGGGAGTTGCTATGGCTCTGGAGAGATGCTGAGTTTATTTGTGTCCATTCACTGGTCGTGTAAATAGAGGTCCCAAAGCTTTGGGCTTTAGCTCCTCAGTACTGTTACCTAGCCCCAGGCAATGCCTGTCATTTCTCAAGTGAGAAATTGAAGCTCTGAAACTTTTTTCAGAGTTAGAGAGGAACCCTGGTGTCTTGCCTCCCTTCTCTTTAGGGTCTTGAGCTGATACATTTCAAGTGGCCCTGAAACTGAGGGGCAGGGGCAGTAATGCTTTTGGGGAAAGGAGGGCCTAGGTAGGGGATGAGGGCCAGGTCTAATAATCTAGACTACTGGGTGCATTGCCCAGGCCTGGCTTCTGGTTGCTAGTGTGAGCTTTGACTTCCTACATGGCCTTGTCCACCTGTTTGTGGAGTTGGGGGACTTGGGGTTGGGTGGGACTGTCTCTTTCCTGAAGACACATGCTCCTCATTCAGCCCTGACTGGCATGTGAAGGCTGTGTATGTCGTGCTGGGAGCATGTGGATGTGGCCTGTGAGAGCTCATGCATGGGGCAAGGGCCTGTTGCAGGCACCCTGATCCTGCCTGGGGCTGCTGGGTTCCAGCCCTTGGTAGGCTTGTTGGGGCGAGCTGAGGGTGCAAGCCTGCTAGGCAGGATGAGGCACACGCGTGTGCAGGTACACACAGGCTCTGAGTCTTGGCACCTTCGGGGACGGTGGAGGGTAGGCCTCTCTGGGACCCTCCTTTGGCCCATATTGTGAGGAGGGGACCCAGGGGAGAGAATTAAATGGTACATGTTGGCACAGGGTCTTCCTTTGTCTCTTCCTCCCAAGGAACAAAACAGATTTTGTATCTAAATTGGAGAGGGGGCTCAGACACAGCTGATACAGCTACCCTTCCAAATGCAGTCAAGTTTGGGGGACATGAGGAAGCAGCTGTGACTAGGATTCTGCTTCACGTTCTCCTCCTgtctggtggggaggggaaaagtGGCATTGTGAGGGTATCTGGCCCTTACCTAGCTATGAATGTAACACTTCTTCCAGTCAGGTAATAGTAGAGCAGGAGTAGAACTGTGTGGTGCTTCTGAGTGAGGTGGAGAGGGGACACATGAGCACATGCACAGATACACACAAGCAGAGACCCTGTCTAGTTACCATTTGCCTCCTAGACTGAGCCTCTGAAACCTAGGCTCCTTCCCTGGGGCTTCATATTCTCTTTTTGTAACTAGAGTGGGATCCATTGGAGGCCCGtctacctccctcccccactgcaagtctaaggagagaaaaggggtTGAGGCTTTGGGTTTCTGGTTTGGAGACAATACTAGACCCacggtgggtgtgtgtgtgaggggctgGGCTGATAAGGGAGTGGCCGTTGGTGGGAGAGGCAGAAGGCCCAACTGGTTATCTGGTGGTCGGCACCCAGCAaacactccccccccccctttatcTTTCTATCCCCTGCCCTCCTGAGACCCTGGGGGTGGAGAAGGAGCAGGGAGTTGGCAAAATCCCCCTTTACCCTCCCCCAACCTGGTCTCCAGAGGGCAATAGAGGGGTAGAAATACTATAGGATATGGGAATCAGAAGACTAGGCTCAAGTCCTAACTCTGCCAGTTAGTAGCTGTACGATCTTGATAAGTCCCTTTGGACTTTTAGttgcttcatttataaaatgggaatgttaCACCCGACTCTGCTACCTCACAAGGTTGTGATAgtgattaaacaaaataatgtagaTGGAAAGGGAGTTTATCAAAATTTTAGATTCTAAtgtttagatatttatttatccTATGGTATTGACATTTCTTCCCAGGTTCAGTTCTGTCATCCAGGGCTCAGCCACATGAAGAAATGGGGTCTTGGGTATTAGGGCTGAGAACTTCTAGTTTCTTAATAAAACAAGATTGGAGCCAGATTTAGAAGCTGGGATAGGTGCTCCCTAGGGTAGTCTCCCTCCCCTAGTGCACTCGGGGGCTCCAGAAGACCAGTCCCTGTGCATACAGTCTAGCAGACTTCCAGGAGCACTGCCAAGAGGGACTCAGGAgaccccttctttctttcccttctaggTTGTTCCTCAAAGTCATTCAAGCTGTACTCGCCCAAGGAGCCCCCGAACGGCAACgcctttcctcccttccatccCGGCACCATGCTAGATCGGGATGTGGGGTGAGTTTCTTGTCCACTTCCTGTTCCTTCCCCAGATGGCATCCTGCCTGAAAAGGGGAGGGAGTGACACCCCCCAATAATTCCTGTCTTCCACCCCCATTCTCATAGCCTCTTCCCTTACACAGCCCAACTCCCATGTACCCGCCTACCTACCTGGAGCCTGGGATTGGGTAAGTGGAGCCCAGTGGGGAGGTTGGTGCTTTCCATTACAGGGGTGAAGGTGGAGGTGGTGTGGGGAGGCTCTGCTCCTACTGATCTCCCTTCTTCACTTCCCCCAGGAGGCACACACCATATGGCAACCAAACTGACTACAGGATATTCGAGCTTAACAAACGGCTTCAAAACTGGACAGAGGTATAGCCAGGGGAAAGGAGCTTGGAGGGAGAGGGCCATCTGGGCACCCCTGTGGCATGTCTTctgacacacacaccccttcctgTGCTTCTTAGGAGTGTGACAATCTCTGGTGGGATGCTTTCACAACTGAGTTCTTTGAGGATGATGCCATGTTAACCATCACTTTCTGCCTGGAAGATGGACCAAAGAGATATAGTGAGTGACCTCTGGGGGTCCTGCCAGTGCTGCTGTAAGAGCGTACATCTCCTGTGTCCTTCTAAGATCTGGGCGTGGGTATTTGTCCCAGGGGATCTGTCTTGGCAGGGGTGGTATCTGCCTGACCACTTTTGAGATCCTTCTGTTCTGAAGAGTTTGTCCCATCTCTGCAGCCATTGGCCGGACCCTGATCCCACGCTACTTCCGCAGCATCTTTGAGGGGGGTGCTACAGAGCTCTACTATGTACTTAAGCACCCCAAGGAAGCATTCCACAGCAACTTTGTTTCCCTCGACTGTGACCAGGGCAGCATGGTGACCCAGCATGGCAAACCTATGTTTACCCAGGTCAGCACCCAGCTGGATGTGGAACACTGAAGTACCTGGGTTTGATTCCCCTTCTGGCTCCCAGAAATGTACTTGGCTTTTCCCCAGGGAGGCATAATGGGAAGTGGCAAGATACACAGGGAGGGCAGGCATGCTGCAGTATTCAGCAGACATGTATCGAGTTTGTACATGACAGTTTTCTGGGCTGCAGGGAGACACCAGTGAACAAGagcctgtcctcatggagcttatggcCGACGAGTGTATCACTAGCTACAAGAGGAGAGGACAAGAATCTATTAAGCGtttctactgtgtgtgtgtgtgtgtgtgtgtgtgtgtatgtgtgcatgtgagtgtgtgaggGCCAGTGTGGTGGGTATATGAGGAGATGGTCCATGTCAGTTATGCGCCCAGATTTCTGTTCAGGTGGCAGGAGTGTATGCAGTGGGAGAATCATGAGGAAACAGGGGAACCGGTATACTTTTGGGTATTtggggaggtgggcagacttGTGACAAGCTTGTTTCCAGGTTTGTGTGGAGGGCCGGTTGTACCTGGAGTTCATGTTTGACGACATGATGCGGATAAAGACGTGGCACTTCAGCATCCGACAGCACCGAGAGCTCATCCCCCGCAGCATCCTTGCCATGCATGTGAGTTGTGCACAGGACCCAAGCCACAAGGCTGAGGGCAGGCAGCGGGAAGGGTGGAACGAGGTCTGCCATTACCCGCCAGTGGCCCTAGACACAGGGTTGAAGTTTatccatctgaaaaatgggtttTTATATAGTAGCCCCTCTTCTCTCTCAGGGGTGTCACGAGGCTAAGATGACAGGGCAGGTGAGCAGATGCAACCCAGGTGCTAGTATTCTTACCTTTCTCCTCCTCTAGGCCCAGGACCCCCAGATGTTGGATCAGCTCTCCAAAAACATCACCCGGTGTGGGCTGTCCAATTCCACTCTCAACTACCTCCGAGTGAGTCTCTGGTCACCGAATTTCTGC is a window encoding:
- the LDB1 gene encoding LIM domain-binding protein 1 isoform X4 — translated: MSVGCACPGLTPARAPLDSQPFPAPLLAPSVLPGCSSKSFKLYSPKEPPNGNAFPPFHPGTMLDRDVGPTPMYPPTYLEPGIGRHTPYGNQTDYRIFELNKRLQNWTEECDNLWWDAFTTEFFEDDAMLTITFCLEDGPKRYTIGRTLIPRYFRSIFEGGATELYYVLKHPKEAFHSNFVSLDCDQGSMVTQHGKPMFTQVCVEGRLYLEFMFDDMMRIKTWHFSIRQHRELIPRSILAMHAQDPQMLDQLSKNITRCGLSNSTLNYLRLCVILEPMQELMSRHKTYSLSPRDCLKTCLFQKWQRMVAPPAEPARQQPSKRRKRKMSGGSTMSSGGGNTNNSNSKKKSPASTFALSSQVPDVMVVGEPTLMGGEFGDEDERLITRLENTQFDAANGIDDEDSFNNSPALGANSPWNSKPPSSQESKSENPTSQASQ
- the LDB1 gene encoding LIM domain-binding protein 1 isoform X2; protein product: MGGVDGMAVVGGLRGVWGLSRWKVFPNRVNAQQPRGTGLTPARAPLDSQPFPAPLLAPSVLPGCSSKSFKLYSPKEPPNGNAFPPFHPGTMLDRDVGPTPMYPPTYLEPGIGRHTPYGNQTDYRIFELNKRLQNWTEECDNLWWDAFTTEFFEDDAMLTITFCLEDGPKRYTIGRTLIPRYFRSIFEGGATELYYVLKHPKEAFHSNFVSLDCDQGSMVTQHGKPMFTQVCVEGRLYLEFMFDDMMRIKTWHFSIRQHRELIPRSILAMHAQDPQMLDQLSKNITRCGLSNSTLNYLRLCVILEPMQELMSRHKTYSLSPRDCLKTCLFQKWQRMVAPPAEPARQQPSKRRKRKMSGGSTMSSGGGNTNNSNSKKKSPASTFALSSQDVMVVGEPTLMGGEFGDEDERLITRLENTQFDAANGIDDEDSFNNSPALGANSPWNSKPPSSQESKSENPTSQASQ
- the LDB1 gene encoding LIM domain-binding protein 1 isoform X1, giving the protein MGGVDGMAVVGGLRGVWGLSRWKVFPNRVNAQQPRGTGLTPARAPLDSQPFPAPLLAPSVLPGCSSKSFKLYSPKEPPNGNAFPPFHPGTMLDRDVGPTPMYPPTYLEPGIGRHTPYGNQTDYRIFELNKRLQNWTEECDNLWWDAFTTEFFEDDAMLTITFCLEDGPKRYTIGRTLIPRYFRSIFEGGATELYYVLKHPKEAFHSNFVSLDCDQGSMVTQHGKPMFTQVCVEGRLYLEFMFDDMMRIKTWHFSIRQHRELIPRSILAMHAQDPQMLDQLSKNITRCGLSNSTLNYLRLCVILEPMQELMSRHKTYSLSPRDCLKTCLFQKWQRMVAPPAEPARQQPSKRRKRKMSGGSTMSSGGGNTNNSNSKKKSPASTFALSSQVPDVMVVGEPTLMGGEFGDEDERLITRLENTQFDAANGIDDEDSFNNSPALGANSPWNSKPPSSQESKSENPTSQASQ
- the LDB1 gene encoding LIM domain-binding protein 1 isoform X6 — its product is MSVGCACPGCSSKSFKLYSPKEPPNGNAFPPFHPGTMLDRDVGPTPMYPPTYLEPGIGRHTPYGNQTDYRIFELNKRLQNWTEECDNLWWDAFTTEFFEDDAMLTITFCLEDGPKRYTIGRTLIPRYFRSIFEGGATELYYVLKHPKEAFHSNFVSLDCDQGSMVTQHGKPMFTQVCVEGRLYLEFMFDDMMRIKTWHFSIRQHRELIPRSILAMHAQDPQMLDQLSKNITRCGLSNSTLNYLRLCVILEPMQELMSRHKTYSLSPRDCLKTCLFQKWQRMVAPPAEPARQQPSKRRKRKMSGGSTMSSGGGNTNNSNSKKKSPASTFALSSQDVMVVGEPTLMGGEFGDEDERLITRLENTQFDAANGIDDEDSFNNSPALGANSPWNSKPPSSQESKSENPTSQASQ
- the LDB1 gene encoding LIM domain-binding protein 1 isoform X3, coding for MSVGCACPGCSSKSFKLYSPKEPPNGNAFPPFHPGTMLDRDVGPTPMYPPTYLEPGIGRHTPYGNQTDYRIFELNKRLQNWTEECDNLWWDAFTTEFFEDDAMLTITFCLEDGPKRYTIGRTLIPRYFRSIFEGGATELYYVLKHPKEAFHSNFVSLDCDQGSMVTQHGKPMFTQVCVEGRLYLEFMFDDMMRIKTWHFSIRQHRELIPRSILAMHAQDPQMLDQLSKNITRCGLSNSTLNYLRLCVILEPMQELMSRHKTYSLSPRDCLKTCLFQKWQRMVAPPAEPARQQPSKRRKRKMSGGSTMSSGGGNTNNSNSKKKSPASTFALSSQVPDVMVVGEPTLMGGEFGDEDERLITRLENTQFDAANGIDDEDSFNNSPALGANSPWNSKPPSSQESKSENPTSQASQ
- the LDB1 gene encoding LIM domain-binding protein 1 isoform X5, which produces MLDRDVGPTPMYPPTYLEPGIGRHTPYGNQTDYRIFELNKRLQNWTEECDNLWWDAFTTEFFEDDAMLTITFCLEDGPKRYTIGRTLIPRYFRSIFEGGATELYYVLKHPKEAFHSNFVSLDCDQGSMVTQHGKPMFTQVCVEGRLYLEFMFDDMMRIKTWHFSIRQHRELIPRSILAMHAQDPQMLDQLSKNITRCGLSNSTLNYLRLCVILEPMQELMSRHKTYSLSPRDCLKTCLFQKWQRMVAPPAEPARQQPSKRRKRKMSGGSTMSSGGGNTNNSNSKKKSPASTFALSSQVPDVMVVGEPTLMGGEFGDEDERLITRLENTQFDAANGIDDEDSFNNSPALGANSPWNSKPPSSQESKSENPTSQASQ